In the genome of Zobellia nedashkovskayae, the window TATGACGATACTACAAAACAAGCTACCGGTGTTAAAATTATTGATGCCGAGACAAATGAAAAAATAGAATTTAAAGCAAAGGTTATTTTCCTATGTGCCTCTGCAATGGCATCCGTGGGCATTCTTTTACAATCAAAAAGCGAGCGCTTTCCAAACGGACTGGGCAATGATTCTGATGCGCTTGGGCGTGGCATTATGGACCACCACTACAAACTTGGTGCATTTGGCAAAGTAGATGGACATTTAGATAAATATTATAAAGGAAGAAGAGCCAACGGATTTTATATTCCGAGATTCGTAAACCTTGATCAAAAAACCAAACGCGAAGGCTATTTAAGAGGCTTTGGCTATCAGGGGAGTGCAAGTCGCGAAGATTGGTCTGCAGACATTGCCGAAATGAGTTATGGTAAAGACCTTAAAGAGTCTATTCTTAAACCCGGCCACTGGCAAATTGGAGTTACAGGTTTTGGTGAATTTTTACCCTATGATGATAACCGCGTAACACTTAGCCAAACTAAAAAAGATAAATGGGGTTTACCTCAATTGGATTTTGACGTGGAGTTTAAAGAAAACGAATATAATATGCGCAAAGACATCAAACAGGAAATCGTAGACATGTTCAAAGCTGCTGGTTTCAAAGATGTAGAACCTTATGAAGAATCTAGCGGACCAGGCTTAGGTATTCACGAAATGGGTGGTGCACGTATGGGCCATAGCGCTAAAACCTCTATCATCAACAAAAATAACCAGATTCATACCGTACCGAACGTGTATGTGACTGATGGCGCTTTTATGTCATCTTCAAGTTGCGTTAACCCCTCGCTTACTTATATGGCATTTACAGCTAGGGCAGCAAACCATGCCGCAGAACAAATAAAAGCGGGCAAATTTTCATAAATGATGTATAACGACCGATAAATCAACCTGATATTCTAAAATTTCACTAAAATTGTTCGGTCGTTTGTATCTTGCTGAAATATATTTCTCACGTTAACCGTGAAAAATACGCTAACCGCAATAACTATATGGAAAACGCTTCAGCCCGAAATTTATGGGGAGACTACCTAGATAAGCACTTAGAACATGCTTTTGTAGATACACCCAAAGTAGTTCATTTTTGCAATAATGAATTGGATGCCAACGAATGTGCGGCATTAGTCAAAAAAGGCATCAAACGAGCAACATCTCCTTGTTTGCTAGGCCTTCAGAACCTTAACCAACCATTACCTAAAATTGGCGACTTCATGATTGTAACCAATTGGGAAGGTGAAGCACAGTGCATTGTTAGAACCACGGCCGTAAAACTGAAACCTTATTTTAGTATTGATGCAGCTTATGCCGAATTAGAAGGTGAAGGCGATAAAAGCTTAGCTTATTGGAAAAAGGTACATTGGGACTACTACACCAAAGAATTAGCCGCTTTTAATCGCAAGCCTAACGAAAGCATGATTATTGTCTGCCAAGAATTTGAAAAAGTTTTTGCTCGGTAATCTATTCCAAAAGAAATCACTCAAAATATCATCAGAAAAGCTCCATTACATCTGTAACGAGCCTAATTCTTCATTGGGAATACGCCGTAAATAGCACTTATGCTATATTGTGATACTAAGAGCTACTTTATTATAAAGTTTTTTTACCTTGTACAGCATCAATGTAAACAAATTCAACTATGCGCATCTCAACGCCCAAAATACCAGCATTTAGCATAATTTTTTCTTTGTTCGGTTTCTTTTTATTCTTATCTGCTCAAGGTCAAGCTCCAAAATGGGAAAATCCTGAATGGGAAAATCCCGAAATATTTCAAATTAATCGTGAAGCGTCTACAGCTTCTTTTTATCGATATGAAACCGCCCAGAACGCATTAAAAAATGACAGTTGGGAAAATTCTCCCTTTTACCAATCATTAAACGGAGATTGGCTTTTTAACTATGCTGAAAATGTCATGGCTAGACCTGTAGATTTTCAGAATCCTGATTTTGATTCGTCCTCCTGGAATGCCATTCCAGTACCTTCCAATTGGGAACTTGAAGGACACGGCACTCCTATCTATACTAATGTAGTATATCCATTTCCAAAGAACCCTCCCTTCATTCCTCATGACAAAAACCCCGTAGGAAGTTATAAGCGCGATTTTGAGGTTTCCGATGACTGGGATGGCAATACGATCTATTTACATTTTGGAGGTGTTAGCGGAGCAATGTATGTTTGGGTAAACGGTCAAAAAGTAGGCTACAGCGAGGGCAGTAAAACACCTGCTGAATTTGATATTACCAAATATATTCAAGCAGGAAAAAATTCACTTGCCGTACAGGTGCTTCGTTGGTCCGATGCAAGTTATATGGAAGATCAAGATTTCTGGCGTCTAAGCGGTATTGACCGTGATGTCTACCTATATGCCACGAAGGCAACCACCATTAAAGACTACCGTGCTATTGCCGACCTAGAAAACAATTATTCTGATGGTCTTCTTAACGTTAGCCTGGAACTGGAAAACACAGCCAAAAAAGCAAAAGGATTTAAAGCAACCGTGCAACTCTTAGACGGTGACAAAGAACTCTATTCCGAAGAAAAAGAAGTCATTTTCAATGGAGATTCAGCTATAGTAACTTTTGAAAAATCCCTAAAAAGCATAAAAACTTGGAATGCCGAAAAACCTAACCTTTACACTTTACTTTTCGTTCTTAAAAACAAAAAAGGAGTTGTAACCGAGGCCGTAAGTTCTAAAATAGGCTTTAGAAAAATTGAAATCAAAAACAACCAGTTCTTGGTCAACGGTCAACCTGTTCTTATTAAAGGTGCCAACCTACACGATCATGATGAAACCACGGGTCATGTTATTAGCAAAGAGGTAACACTAAAAGATATGGAGGTAATGAAGCGCAACAACTTAAATGCTATACGTTGCAGTCATTATCCTAAAAATGAGTTTTTCTATCGCATGGCAGACAAATATGGTTTTTACATAGTTGATGAAGTCAATATTGAAATCCATGGTATGGGAACTACCAACCAAGGTCTTGATAACGATGAGGAAGCTAAGAAAATACACCCAGCCTACAGACCAGAATGGAAAGCCATGCATTTAGACCGTACCAAAAGAATGTACGAACGCGACAAAAACTACACTTCTATTGTTACTTGGTCTTTGGGTAACGAAGCGGGTAATGGAGAAAATTTCTTTGCTACTTATGAATGGCTTAAAAAACATGATGCTACTCGCCCTGTTCAATACGAAGGAGCCACCCAATATGCGAATACGGACATTCAAGCGCCAATGTACGCAACTATAGAACAGACTATTAAATATGCCGAAAACGACCCTAAAAGACCTCTTATTCAATGTGAGTATGCCCATGCCATGGGGAATAGCGTTGGTAATCTTCAGGATTATTGGGATGTTATTGAAAAATACGACGTGTTGCAAGGTGGTTTTATTTGGGATTGGGTTGATCAAGGCCTAAAAACAAAAAATGAAGACGGTGTTGAATTCTATGCCTTTGGAGGAGATTTTGGTGCTTCGGACCTACAAAATGACAATAATTTTTGCTTAAACGGATTGGTGAATCCTGACCGTTCGGCTCACCCCGCTTTATATGAGGTAAAAAAGGTATATCAATATGTAAAGTTTAAATCGAATGACCCTAAATCAGGTAAAATAACGATTACCAACAAATATGATTTCACCAACCTTTCAGAATATAATTTCAATTGGAAATTGTTCAAAGACGGTATTGAGATACATGCTGGAACCATTCCTGATGTAGCAGTAGCTCCGTATGAGTCTAAAGAGTTTCAGATTGCCCTACCGGAATTGACCGACGAAAAAGCTGAATACTTCTTGAATGTTTATACAACCACTAAAAGCGCTGACGCTCTTATACCTGAAGATTACTTATTAGCCTATGAGCAATTTAAGCTGACCGATTTTACCCCCAGCGTTTTTGAAATGGAAACCAGTGGACTTTCGGTTACTAATGTAGATGGCACCGTAAAAATTAAAGGAGAAGGATTTGAAATCGGTTTTAATAGCACTGATGGTAGCTTGACAACATTAGACTACGGCCAAGGCAACCTAATTAAAAAAGGACCGAACGTAAACTTCTGGCGCGCACCTACCGATAATGATTATGGGTACAATATGCCTAAACGTTTAAACGTCTGGAAAGAGGCTACCGAAACTCAAAACCTGACGAGTTTAAAACTGAACTCCAATGACGGCAAAAAAGTCATTGACGCTGTAAAACTTAGTAAGAATCCGTTTAAAATTAAAAACGATTTAAAGCTTACGGCCACGTATAATTTACCTTCTGTACAAGGAGAAGCAACAGTAACCTATGCTATTAATAACAAGGGAGATATTTTAGTAAGTACAGACCTTTCTAACATTAAGAATAGCCTGCCCATTGTTCCTCGTTTTGGAAATAACTTTATCATAAACTCGGCATACGATAATGTGAGCTGGTACGGTAGAGGTCCACATGAGAATTACCAAGACCGAAAAACTTCGGCAATGGTGGGCACCTATAATGCAAAAGTAAAGGACCTATACTTTGAGTACATACGTCCACAAGAGAATGGGAACAGAACCGATATCCGTACGTTATCATTTTTAAATAAAAACGGTAAAGGAATTCAAATTTCTTCATCAAAACTGTTTGGTTTTAGCGCCCATAACCAATACAATTCAGATTTTGATGAGGGCATGGAAAAACAACAGCGCCATACCTATGATATTCCTCAAAGAGACCTTATCAACATCAACATTGATTATAGTCAAATGGGTGTTGGAGGCGATAACAGCTGGGGACTATTACCACACGAAGAATATCAAATTAAACCAGATAATTTATCTTTTAGTTTTATGATACTACCGGTAAAATAAGGGTATATATCAGCTAATGTGATCAGAAACAAAACACCCCGAAAGCTAAATACTTTCGGGGTGTTTTTATGTGATGTAGAAATTTAGACGATTTAATCTTCCAATTCTACCCAAGTATTTCCGTTTTTATTGGACTCTACTGTAGCCTCAATGAAATTCATACCACGAACACCATCGGTCATGGTTGGATACTCACCACTGTCATATTGCTCTCCTCTTATGGCTTTCGCCACACCAAGGTAGATATTAGCCATAGAATCAAAAATACCTTCAGGGTGCCCTGGAGGAAGTTTTGTTCCTCCTAAAGATAGTTCACTGTTATACGCATGACCTGGTTTGTATATCTGAGTTGGTTTTGTATCACTCATTACATACAGATAGTTAGGATTCTCCTGCTCCCATTTGAAAGCCCCTTTTTCGCCGTAAATAGCTATGGCAAGTCCGTTTTCTTCACCTGTAGCAACTTGACTACTTCGGATGATACCTTTTACATGATCACTCATTCTAATAAGAACCGTTCCATCAACATCCATCTGGTTATCTTCATACAAATAGTTGAAGTCGCTCAAAATAGACTTAATTTTTAAACCTGTGGTGTATTCTACCATATTAAAGGCATGCACCCCGATATCTCCAATACAAGAACTGATACCAGCCTTTTTAGGATCCAAACGCCAAACTGAAGAACGCTTTTCTTGATCATGAATAATTTCATTGATCCAACCTTGGTAATACACAGCATCTACTTTATGAATCCTTCCTAGCTCTCCGTTCTTAATCATTTCGCGCATTTGGCGAACCATAGGGTAGCCGGTATACGTATGCGTTAAGGCAAAAACAGTACCTGCCTTTTCATGAGCCGCTTGTAGTTTTTTAGCTTCTTCCAAGGTGGTAGTCATTGGTTTTTCGCAAATAACGTTAAAACCGTTTTCCAACAATTTTAAAGCCATTGGAAAGTGAAGAAAGTTAGGTGTAAGAATAGAACATACTTGAATACGTTCATCTTCCGGCAATTTCATTTCTTCTTCAATCAACGTATCAAAATCCTTGTAGATACGATTTGTAGGCACATCTATTTCTTTGGCAAAAGCCATATTCTGCTCAAAATCTGGGTTGAAAACCGCCCCAACAATTTGATAGTTATCATTTATATGAGATGCTACACGATGTAGTACACCTATTAGAGAGTCACCACCTCCACCTAAAATTCCGAGTCTGATTTTCTTTGGCATTTTGTAAACTTTTTAATTTGTAAAAAACCCATATTGGGACTTTTGTGTTCCTTATTTTTTAAGAGTTTGAATTTAATAAAATAACTATGATTTATAGGCTATTTTTTCATTTTTGAACAAAATAACGAACAGTACTAGCACTAAAAATGCAAAAGCGGAAGGATACAACCAAATTATGCTCCAGTCATGTTGTCCGCCATCAATTAAATAAGCATCGGTAATAGCACCAGCTACCCAAAAACCAATGAGCATACCTATCCCGTAAGTAGCCAAAGTAATCAGACCTTGAGCCGCACTTTTATATTTTGCACCTGCTTTACTATCCGTATAAATCTGGCCGGAAACAAAGAAAAAGTCATAACACACACCATGCAAAGCAATTCCCGTCAACAACATAAAGACCAGTTCTCCTGTATTTCCATAAGCGAACATTAAGTATCTCAACCCCCAAGCCAACATTGCCGCTACAATAGTCATTTTAAAACCGAAACGTTTAAAAAAGAACGGTAAGAGTAAAAGAAAAAGGATTTCTGAAATCTGACCAATAGTCATCTTACCTGCCGGGTTTTCAACTCCAATTTCCCCTAAAAACTGACCAGCATGTTGGTAATAGAAAGCCAAGGGAATACAAATAAGAACCGAAGCCAAAAAGAAAATAAAGAAATTACGGTCTTTTAAAAGTGCCAATGCATCTAGTCCTAGAATATCTGCCAACTTTATTTTCTGCGACCTGTCTGCTGTAGGCGGGGTTTTAGGTAAGGTGAAACTAAACACACCCAATATGGCAGATGATATTGAGGCCATTAAAAAGGTGTTTCGTAAAAAACCTTCCATAATACCATCTTGAGAATCCCAATTAAAATAGCTAATAAGCAATCCTGCGGTTATCCATCCAATAGTACCAAAAACACGCACAAGAGAGAATTCTTTGGCCGGGTCTTTCATTTGATTGAAAGAAACCGAATTAACCAAAGCCAAAGTAGACATATACATAATCATATAAGCCAACAGAAATGGGAAAAATCCCGAGAAATCTGTTGCTTGGTACATGGCATACATTAACGCAGCGCCTATTAAGTGTAGCACACCTAAAATACGTTCTGCGTTAAAATACCTGTCGGCAATAAGACCAATAATAAAGGGCGCTAAAATAGCGCCCCATGATTGTGTTGAATACGCTAAAGCTATTTCACTTCCCGTAGAACCTAGCGTATTAGGGAGATATATACCCAAGGTAACGAACCAACCGCCCCAGATAAAGAATTCCAAAAACATCATTATTGAAAGCTGTGCTTTGATCTTTATGGTCATTGATAAGCGTGCTAATGTTTGTACGTAATGTAATTTGTTCGAAGTGATTCCAAACCATTTGCCGCAAAATCGACATCAATTAGGGCTCTATAGTGAGTGGACTCGTTTATAATATGAAAAAGCATGTCCTGCATGGTATGAATTAACAATTTGTCCTCATTGTTTTCATAATCTATTCGCTTATCAAAATCTTCGGCTTCAGAGGTAATATCAAATGAATTACGTTGATTTTCATAGTGAATATCACCCCAAGTGCTTACCTCATGTAATTGGCCTAGTTTATATTGAGGTTTTCGTTTGGAAATATGCTCATTATAAATATGGTGAATATTCAACATTTCAGAAAATAGCGCAACACTTTTCTCCGGCATAACATTGAGTGCACTAGCCTCAATAATTTTTTTGTTGCAATAGAAATTATAGTCGAACAGCTGATTGAATAATACTTTCACGGCAACAGATATTAATAAGGTTTAGCTAATTTCTTTTGATGCTTTTAGCAACAATTCTCTGGTGGCAATGATTCCATCTTCCTCTCCAATTTTATTGCCTTCATATTCCACTCCAACAAAACCTGTATATCCATGGTCTTTTACCATCTGAAGCATTTTTACATAATCAATTTCAGTTTCGTTACCCTCAGCATCAAAATCGTGTGTTTTAGCACTTACTGCTTTAGCATAAGGCATCAATTCTTTTACACCTTTATATTTGTCGTACATAACCTCACACTCACGACTATCCTTTTTACGGGTAATACAGAAATTTCCAAAATCGGGTAGCGTTCCACAATTGTCCAGTGCTACTGCTTTCATGACTTCGGCATGAAGAGCTCCGTTAGAAGATAGTCCACCGTGGTTTTCTACAAGAATATTAATGTTTTTTCCTTTTGCATAAGCGCACAGTTTTGTAAGACCATCTATGGAATTCTTTTTCCATTCTTCGGGATCATTGCTCCCACTCAAGTTGACACGAATGGAGTGACATCCCATTGCTGCTGCTGCATCAACCCATTTCTTGTGTTTTTCTACAGTCTCATTTCTCTCTTTTTCATCACTCACAGCAAGATTTCCCTGACCATCGATCATGATCAAAACATTTTCCATACCGTGCTTTTTAGCCTCGGCATTAGATTTCTCTACAAAAGCTGCCATTGCTTCTTCAGAATATCCAGCATCTTCTAATTCAGGATTGTACAATTGACTTACATATTCTAAACCTGAAAAGCCCCAATTCTTTGCTTTCTCTGCAAATGTGAAA includes:
- a CDS encoding sugar phosphate isomerase/epimerase family protein — translated: MKRRNFIRNSSQAGLAFSILGFAACKETKKGEKVIDATSEGAETVIEPFFKLSLAQWSIHRMIREDGVDPFTFAEKAKNWGFSGLEYVSQLYNPELEDAGYSEEAMAAFVEKSNAEAKKHGMENVLIMIDGQGNLAVSDEKERNETVEKHKKWVDAAAAMGCHSIRVNLSGSNDPEEWKKNSIDGLTKLCAYAKGKNINILVENHGGLSSNGALHAEVMKAVALDNCGTLPDFGNFCITRKKDSRECEVMYDKYKGVKELMPYAKAVSAKTHDFDAEGNETEIDYVKMLQMVKDHGYTGFVGVEYEGNKIGEEDGIIATRELLLKASKEIS
- a CDS encoding ASCH domain-containing protein; this encodes MENASARNLWGDYLDKHLEHAFVDTPKVVHFCNNELDANECAALVKKGIKRATSPCLLGLQNLNQPLPKIGDFMIVTNWEGEAQCIVRTTAVKLKPYFSIDAAYAELEGEGDKSLAYWKKVHWDYYTKELAAFNRKPNESMIIVCQEFEKVFAR
- a CDS encoding damage-inducible protein DinB, yielding MKVLFNQLFDYNFYCNKKIIEASALNVMPEKSVALFSEMLNIHHIYNEHISKRKPQYKLGQLHEVSTWGDIHYENQRNSFDITSEAEDFDKRIDYENNEDKLLIHTMQDMLFHIINESTHYRALIDVDFAANGLESLRTNYITYKH
- a CDS encoding glycoside hydrolase family 2 TIM barrel-domain containing protein; protein product: MRISTPKIPAFSIIFSLFGFFLFLSAQGQAPKWENPEWENPEIFQINREASTASFYRYETAQNALKNDSWENSPFYQSLNGDWLFNYAENVMARPVDFQNPDFDSSSWNAIPVPSNWELEGHGTPIYTNVVYPFPKNPPFIPHDKNPVGSYKRDFEVSDDWDGNTIYLHFGGVSGAMYVWVNGQKVGYSEGSKTPAEFDITKYIQAGKNSLAVQVLRWSDASYMEDQDFWRLSGIDRDVYLYATKATTIKDYRAIADLENNYSDGLLNVSLELENTAKKAKGFKATVQLLDGDKELYSEEKEVIFNGDSAIVTFEKSLKSIKTWNAEKPNLYTLLFVLKNKKGVVTEAVSSKIGFRKIEIKNNQFLVNGQPVLIKGANLHDHDETTGHVISKEVTLKDMEVMKRNNLNAIRCSHYPKNEFFYRMADKYGFYIVDEVNIEIHGMGTTNQGLDNDEEAKKIHPAYRPEWKAMHLDRTKRMYERDKNYTSIVTWSLGNEAGNGENFFATYEWLKKHDATRPVQYEGATQYANTDIQAPMYATIEQTIKYAENDPKRPLIQCEYAHAMGNSVGNLQDYWDVIEKYDVLQGGFIWDWVDQGLKTKNEDGVEFYAFGGDFGASDLQNDNNFCLNGLVNPDRSAHPALYEVKKVYQYVKFKSNDPKSGKITITNKYDFTNLSEYNFNWKLFKDGIEIHAGTIPDVAVAPYESKEFQIALPELTDEKAEYFLNVYTTTKSADALIPEDYLLAYEQFKLTDFTPSVFEMETSGLSVTNVDGTVKIKGEGFEIGFNSTDGSLTTLDYGQGNLIKKGPNVNFWRAPTDNDYGYNMPKRLNVWKEATETQNLTSLKLNSNDGKKVIDAVKLSKNPFKIKNDLKLTATYNLPSVQGEATVTYAINNKGDILVSTDLSNIKNSLPIVPRFGNNFIINSAYDNVSWYGRGPHENYQDRKTSAMVGTYNAKVKDLYFEYIRPQENGNRTDIRTLSFLNKNGKGIQISSSKLFGFSAHNQYNSDFDEGMEKQQRHTYDIPQRDLININIDYSQMGVGGDNSWGLLPHEEYQIKPDNLSFSFMILPVK
- a CDS encoding Gfo/Idh/MocA family protein, which gives rise to MPKKIRLGILGGGGDSLIGVLHRVASHINDNYQIVGAVFNPDFEQNMAFAKEIDVPTNRIYKDFDTLIEEEMKLPEDERIQVCSILTPNFLHFPMALKLLENGFNVICEKPMTTTLEEAKKLQAAHEKAGTVFALTHTYTGYPMVRQMREMIKNGELGRIHKVDAVYYQGWINEIIHDQEKRSSVWRLDPKKAGISSCIGDIGVHAFNMVEYTTGLKIKSILSDFNYLYEDNQMDVDGTVLIRMSDHVKGIIRSSQVATGEENGLAIAIYGEKGAFKWEQENPNYLYVMSDTKPTQIYKPGHAYNSELSLGGTKLPPGHPEGIFDSMANIYLGVAKAIRGEQYDSGEYPTMTDGVRGMNFIEATVESNKNGNTWVELED
- a CDS encoding GMC oxidoreductase, producing MNKEETFDAIVIGTGISGGWAAKELCEKGLKTLVLERGPMVKHIEDYTTMHDDPWDYPLKGELSKEDKAKYHVQARVGWAPTEDSKHFFVNDLDHPYVETKRFDWIRGYQVGGRSLTWGRQSYRWSDLDFDANRKEGIGVDWPVRYKDIAPWYDKVEKYIGVSGEALGLSQLPDGIFQPKMDLNCVEEDFKASVAEKFEDGRLITIGRTAHITDPEADFEGRGTCQNRNRCWRGCPFGGYFSSNSSTLPAAERTGNMTLRPHSIVYEVMYDDTTKQATGVKIIDAETNEKIEFKAKVIFLCASAMASVGILLQSKSERFPNGLGNDSDALGRGIMDHHYKLGAFGKVDGHLDKYYKGRRANGFYIPRFVNLDQKTKREGYLRGFGYQGSASREDWSADIAEMSYGKDLKESILKPGHWQIGVTGFGEFLPYDDNRVTLSQTKKDKWGLPQLDFDVEFKENEYNMRKDIKQEIVDMFKAAGFKDVEPYEESSGPGLGIHEMGGARMGHSAKTSIINKNNQIHTVPNVYVTDGAFMSSSSCVNPSLTYMAFTARAANHAAEQIKAGKFS
- a CDS encoding MFS transporter codes for the protein MTIKIKAQLSIMMFLEFFIWGGWFVTLGIYLPNTLGSTGSEIALAYSTQSWGAILAPFIIGLIADRYFNAERILGVLHLIGAALMYAMYQATDFSGFFPFLLAYMIMYMSTLALVNSVSFNQMKDPAKEFSLVRVFGTIGWITAGLLISYFNWDSQDGIMEGFLRNTFLMASISSAILGVFSFTLPKTPPTADRSQKIKLADILGLDALALLKDRNFFIFFLASVLICIPLAFYYQHAGQFLGEIGVENPAGKMTIGQISEILFLLLLPFFFKRFGFKMTIVAAMLAWGLRYLMFAYGNTGELVFMLLTGIALHGVCYDFFFVSGQIYTDSKAGAKYKSAAQGLITLATYGIGMLIGFWVAGAITDAYLIDGGQHDWSIIWLYPSAFAFLVLVLFVILFKNEKIAYKS